The following nucleotide sequence is from Leptodactylus fuscus isolate aLepFus1 chromosome 10, aLepFus1.hap2, whole genome shotgun sequence.
TATAGACGGATGGGGTGGGAGCGGCGCTCACTTGCTCTTGCTGGGCTTGCTGCTCTCGGTCTTCTTGGGCAGCAGCACGGCCTGGATGTTGGGCAGGACGCCTCCCTGGGCGATGGTCACGCCACCCAGCAGTTTGTTCAGCTCCTCGTCATTGCGCACGGCCAGCTGCAGGTGACGGGGGATGATGCGGGTCTTCTTGTTGTCCCGTGCAGCATTACCAGCCAACTCCAGGATCTCAGCGGTCAGATACTCCAGTACGGCCGCCAGGTAGACGGGAGCACCAGCACCAACCCTCTCGGCGTAGTTGCCCTTGCGGAGAAGCCTGTGCACACGACCGACGGGGAACTGAAGTCCCGCCCGGGATGAGCGGGTCTTGGCCTTAGCACGAGCTTTGCCTCCTTGCTTGCCGCGTCCAGACATGGTTCGTGGATCGTCAGTTACTGTAATGGAACACAGAATATCCTGCCCTGTACCGGCTCCTCCTGccttatatatatagttctgcccCGCCCTCCTGCAACTCTCATTGGACACATCTCAAGCCGCCAAtagaggccagatttgtggaaccACCAATCCGCTTCAGCAGGCGGGGCTTGCAAAAGTCACATGGTTTGCTGGTCCAGTAGAACAGCGCACAGACAGCggcgctcatttgcatagcccgcCTATAAATAGGGCTGCGCTGGGAGGAGCACAGACATTACTTTCTCTCATTCTCGTGTGAAAGAGATCtccgtgttataccatgcctgatcccgccaagtctgccccagcgcccaagaagggctccaagaaagccgtgaccaaggcccagaagaaggacggcaagaaGCGTAAGAGGGCCAGGAAGGAGAGCTATGCCATCTACGTGTACAAGGTGCTGAAGCAGGTCCACCCCGACACCGGTATCTCCTCCAAGGCCATGGTCGTCATGAATtcctggtactattccgttatcgggccagcagcagcgcagttcagcaccagctttcgggacagcagttcagcagcgggaattacaatgacatccgaggactgctggcccgatgcttgtgcccagtaaccagtacatcgatgaccccccctcccccatccttctcctcctgccagtgctgccccccagctctccttacatcttccccgtaccctctccccgccacacgactaggcctcacctcagcgctagtaccgagaccgaaaggaaagacaccggggctcaatccaggccctgacaagaaacacgccgactataggaacggtgagctacagcgagccggagggacaaactttctgcagcgtccggcggctatctagtagcattcattgctcaagatttacggtgaggcctattacagggagagggtacggggcagatgtaagaagagctggggggcagcactggaaggaagaggaggatgagggcatcgatcgatgtactgcctactacacacaagcacggcctctatcatcgggccagcatcggcttagtcatgtggcggggagagggtacggggtagatgtaaggagagctggggggcagcactggaaggaggaggagatggagggggggtcattgatgtactggctactgggcacaagcatcgggccagcagtcctcggatgtcattgtaattcccgctgctgaactgaactgctgtcccgaaagctggtgctgaaatgcgctgctgctggcccgataacggaatagtaccggcttctcttctcccctcccgaGAGGAGAAAGACAACGGCTACAGCTCGTCTGAGGGAGGATTtggtggctctgagaagagcctttgtgtTGTCAGACGGTGCCTGGGCAGATTTAAGCCCTCTCCCCACGAATCCTGCGGGCCAGCTGGATGTCTTTGGGCATGATGGTGACCCTCTTGGCGTGGATGGCGCACAGGTTGGTGTCCTCAAAGAGCCCGACCAGGTAAGCTTCGCTAGCTTCCTGCAGGGCCATGACGGCGGAGCTCTGGAAGCGGAGATCCGTCTTGAAGTCCTGGGCGATCTCTCGAACCAGGCGCTGGAAGGGAAGCTTACGGATCAGCAGCTCGGTGGACTTCTGGTAGCGGCGGATTTCACGCAGAGCGACTGTACCAGGGCGGTAGCGGTGAGGCTTCTTCACTCCGCCGGTGGCGGGAGCGCTCTTCCTGGCGGCCTTAGTGGCCAGCTGCTTGCGGGGAGCTTTCCCTCCGGTGGATTTGCGGGCGGTCTGCTTGGTTCTTGCCATCGCTTCAGTATAGACGTTACACAGCGGTGATATGAGCTGAGGAGCGGAAAGAGCGACATATTTATACAGCCGGGGCTCGTCCTCATTGGCTCATGGAAAGCCCGCCCCCTCCATCTCATTGGTTTATTTCTACAGTCCAGCATTAGCGCTCATGCCCCTCCCCCAGACCCCGTGCAGCACGGCGCTGTACAGCCCCCGCCGGCATGCATCAGGCTACACAGGG
It contains:
- the LOC142183542 gene encoding histone H2A type 2-B, encoding MSGRGKQGGKARAKAKTRSSRAGLQFPVGRVHRLLRKGNYAERVGAGAPVYLAAVLEYLTAEILELAGNAARDNKKTRIIPRHLQLAVRNDEELNKLLGGVTIAQGGVLPNIQAVLLPKKTESSKPSKSK
- the LOC142183596 gene encoding histone H3, which gives rise to MARTKQTARKSTGGKAPRKQLATKAARKSAPATGGVKKPHRYRPGTVALREIRRYQKSTELLIRKLPFQRLVREIAQDFKTDLRFQSSAVMALQEASEAYLVGLFEDTNLCAIHAKRVTIMPKDIQLARRIRGERA